cCTCAGCAGATGATAATCCGAGAAGGATTAACCATAATGACTAATCATCGAAATAACAGATCTTTGAATGAAAATATTGAGAGAATATAGACGAAATTATCAATCTGTCTCAGTGGTGTTGACGACAATCGTAAAGCATGCAACTCAATTCTTCAAACCTAtcgattttttttctgaaaaaaaaaaaaataaaagaagaagaagaaagaaagaaactgtcATCATAGACTAAGAAAAACAAGAATTGCactaaaataaatcaagaaaaacagCTCACATTGATAGTTTCATTGTTTGAATTAATCAAAGACACAAGAGCGTGagaaccacaaacacaaaacgaaaaagagaagaggcagagtgatgaaaaacaaatgtaaaataaaaaaagtttagaaagaTCGtgcaatttttttgaatatatttgagGAGTTTTAGTAACTGTAAAACAGATAAGATCTCAGAGAATCTTGGATGGTGGAGAAGGAAAACGATAAGTCCTAggttaaattattaaattaacaacaaaacaaatagttTCTTGTTGCGAAgaatattgttaaaataaaaaattaattaattttggtttgacaactcgttcaattttatattgttacaGCAAATATCGGAACTCAGTTAGAAAAAAACCTGGagactttttatatatatatatttttaattaagttaattCTAATCACGATacgtaaattaataattaacgaATATGATCAAGAAGACTTTTCGATGTTTTGAATCTAGTGTCTTTAGTTCCATGTTGTTGTCTTTTGGATAAGGATAATTCATACAAGTTACAACTGTGAccgttttaataaaaaacataagGTGTGCCTCATGGTATGGTTTTAACGGTTACGGTTTCATAGCAAGAGGTTATGGTTTGGGCTGAACACGGTCTAAACGGACCGGATCGTAAGGTCTCACTCCATTTTTTGGAAAAACCGAAACAATATAAATCTAGTTTAGATTCATCTCAATCGTCTTAAGTGTATAccaaaataagaatatatttaggattcttaattttaattttgggttcaaatatatttatgattaatataatataattagtttatttagatgatattaattgttttcatttgtttagTTAGATTACATATCAAATTCTGATTGGGTTCATTAAGATGGGATGAATAAGAGAGTAAGAGACAAAAAGTGTTCCAACAAATTATCATCTTATGACAGTTcaattaaatcaaatacaatcTGATCACTACTCTTAAACTTAAAACACTCAAATCATTTATACAACCACATACTCTCATAATTCACATATTTGCACTTTTGCGCATATGTTAGTTTCAGCTAATTTTgtagaacttttttttggtggtattggtatatactatatagtagtTCAAACGCCAATAGTTGAATCACTAGTCCATGAGTTTGAATCTTGATAGTGCATAAACAATAAtcttttaataacaaaatcatcaaataaataaaagttatgCGGCCTATTTTTTCACTCGCTTGTATGCTGTAGCCTCGTGAGTGAAACGTGAAGTGAAACTCCAAATTCCAAGCCGACTCTGATCTTATATACCCGGCTCAATTAATTTTTGGACCCtgagctaaaaaaaaattttggaccCTACTACTCatgctaaaaaaaagaaaaaaaaaaaaattggaccctaaaatcaaagaaaaaaattccagATATTAAATGGACCATGTACATTTGCACCCCGAACACATGTATAGAGCCGGGCCAATATATTCTTATTCTCAAATATCTACATACTATTTCTTAGTCATTAACACATTTAGTTCCAAACCACAACTTTACAAAGTCATAGAATGACATATCTCACCATCATGACCCTCAAATTCGTATTTGACACATTTCACTCACCATGACCATCAAATCATGGTACAACATATCTTGGTCGTCATAACGAGTCCAATCTTATAACTTATTACAATTATCAATCATAATCAGGAATCAATTCATTCCCCAGTCTAAATCACTTTACTTAACTGTTTTCATGATTTCATCATCCATTCATAACTTTTCATAAATGCATGTGACATCATGTAAGTATGTAACAATCGATCACGaaccaaaatcatatatattcattaaaacTATATCGTACACATGCATAATTTTGGGTTAGAAATTTAGGATCCATTCCGATATTTTGTCGGTTACGGTTCGGTTtcgattcttcttttttatggtttagtttttcattttctgtGAAATAgccataaaaatgttaaaaattttactgTAAATGTTTTCCATCGTTCGTTTTAACGTAGTGCCTCATAAAATGTCATAATCCACAAAGTTAACCACATaattatgaagaagaaaacataagcATTTAAAGTACATTTAGGGTATGACTGGTTTAAACGCAGCGTTTACAATTGCGGTTATAGGAGATGGTGGAAACGAGCGATttcggtttcaagcgttattaagcgttttgaatgacTGGTTTAGCATTTTAAAAtgggtgcgtttgcgggagtttAACGACTGGTTGACCAATGGTTACATtagcggttaaaacataataaatataatatataattatataaatattttaaaacaccaaaatctttattaaatttgatttataattaaaaatctttaaaaatactaaaataattattcaaaaaataaataaatttaatattaaaacacttattactttatgcatttggtttttcacttaaaatttaataagtaaTGTGATAAATAACAAAACTTATGCTTTAGATTATAGATCTTCTCTGCTAAATCTTACACACTCAATAAGTTTCTCACATTAAATTACAAGGCTAAGGTAAATTAATTAGgaaagagtaaagaaaagtcattggtaatttgttttaatattttcacaaataatcttattttcttaaacttctgatgaaatcttatatttttttagattttttggaacgtatgtgcgatgtgccaatagttttacatcatattttttggttttttgttaaatgaaatcttattttcttgtaattgtttatatttaatCTCCTCAATCATATTCGTACTTCAATTTCTCTCATCCTTTATAGATACAATGTTAGGttgaagataaaagaaaaaaaaattagtattttttgactttttttttgttaaaaaaaaaaatccaactgCAAAACACCCGCAACcacaaacgcttgcgggaagtAGCTTTTAGAATTTAGTGGGTGAGAGCGATTATtagcggtttgtgtgattgacATCTATCGCTAGTAaccgctacctcccgcaaacgcagcgttgACGGGAGCTAGCGGGAGAATCAGTCTATACCTTTATTTTCTGAACATTTTTCccattcaaaatatttttttgttgatttcaatTATCTGACGTGGACACATTGAGGCTTCTTTTAACATTATACTCCGCCTTTCTCATTCAAGACCAAATTGGGCTGATCTGATCGGAAAAAACACataagaaaaccctaaaacttcaAATTCACGATTCGATTCAATGTACCAGTGGAGAAAATTCGATTTCTTCGAAGAGAAATACGGCGGTAAGATACCTGATGATGTGACCGGAGATATACAATGTTGTTCCAGTGGCCGTGGCAAAGTCGTCATCGGCTCTAACGACGGATCCGTCAGCTTCCTCGATCGCGGCATCAAGTTCGATTCCGGTTTCCATGCTCACTCTTCCTCCGTCCTCTTCCTTCAACACCTCAaggtctctctcttctttgatcCCCCCCATTCGTTCATCAATTTCACAATCTCCAGTAGATTTTGCCCCCTCGATTTAGCTTCAATTTGGTTGTGATTTTGATTGATCCTTGCTCAtcgattttgttgattttgttgttttctttgggATAATTAATAGCAAAGGAACTTCCTCGTTACCGTCGGAGAAGATGAACAAATATCGCCGCAGCAGTCAGGGATATGTCTCAAGGTGTTTGACCTTGACAAAGTGCAAGAAGAGAGCACTAGTTCTTCGACTCCCGAGTGCATTGGTATTCTAAGAATATTCACCAATCAGTTTCCTGAAGCTAAGGTAGCGACTAGTAACAATAATAATGATCTCTTCTCCATTCTAATGCGCGTAACATATAAAATGAGGTTTGTTGATGGGAATGTTATGTGCGATTGCAGATTACTTCTTTTCTAGTCCTGGAGGAAGTTCCACCAATATTGCTTATAGCCATTGGTTTAGATAATGGCTGTGTTTATTGTGTCAAAGGAGACATTGCACGAGAGCGTATCACTCGGTTTAAGCTTCAAGTTGATGGACGATCACCTATTACAGGCTTGGGGTTCAGGATGGACGGTCAAGCGCTTCTTTTATTTGCAGTAACTCCTGACTCGGTGAACTTGTTCAGTATGCTGGCGCAGCCACCTAAACTGCAGACCTTGGATCATATTGGGGGCAGTGTGAATACTGTTACAATGAGTGACCGCTCGGTACATACTTATCTATTTTTGACTTGTTGGTTTTAAGtatatgttcttcttttcttctagtCAGTGGTAAGTATGCTGTGTGCTCTACAGGAACTAATAGTTGGTCGACCTGAGGCTGTTTATTTCTATGAAGTTGATGGACGTGGCCCTTGCTGggcttttgaaggagaaaagaaaTTCATGGGGTGGTTCCGCGGCTACCTTTTATGTGTCATTGCTGACCCTAAAACCGGGAAGAATGTTTTCAATGTCTACGACCTTAAGAACCGGCTTATAGCATATAGCATAGTCGTTGATAAAGTCTCGAATATGCTCTGCGAATGGGGAAACGTAATACTTATAACGGCTGACAAATCATTGTTGTGCATTACCGAGAAGGATATGGAAAGCAAGTTAGATATGCTGTTCAAGAAAAACCTGTACACAGTAGCGATTAATCTTGTCCAGAGTCAGCATGCCGATGCTGCTGCTACTGCCAATGTGATGAGGAAGTATGGAGATCATTTATATGGCAAACAGGACTTTGACGAAGCTATGTCTCAGTACATCAACACAATTGGTTACCTTGAACCATCATTTGTGATACAAAAGTTTCTGGATGCACAGAGGATCTACAATCTTACGAATTACCTGGAGAAGTTGCATGAGAAAGGTCTAGCAtcaaaagaccacacaactctTTTGCTAAACTGTTACACTAAGTTGAAGGATGTAGAAAAGCTGAACACATTCATTAGAAAAGAAGATGGCATCGGCGAACTGAAGTTCGATGTGGAAACAGCCATTAGGGTCTGTCGTGCTGCCAATTACCACGAGCATGCAATGTATGTTGCAAAAAAGGCAGGAAAACATGAGTggtatttgaaaattttgcttGAAGATCTTGGAAACTACGACGAAGCGCTACAATATGTTTCAAGTCTTGAACCCAGTCAAGCTGGGGTTACAATAAAAGAGTATGGTAAGATTCTTATTGAGCACAAGCCAAAAGAGACTATTGATATACTCATGCGACTCTGCACTGAGCAAGGGACTTCTAATGGTGTGTACCTGTCCATGTTGCCATCACCTGTGGACTTTATCAATGTGTTTGTTCAGCATCCACATTCATTAATGCATTTTCTCGAGAGATATGCTGAAATAGTGAAGGATTCACCTGCTCAAGCTGAAATCAATAACACACTCTTGGAGTTATACTTATCCAGGGACTTGAATTTTCCATCAATCTCTCTATCTGAAAACGGTCTAGATCAGGACTCAACAGATCATTCAGTAGCAGCTGCGGCGTCTAAAGCTCATCCTGAAAAGAGGACAAATGCTGATTCAAAGGATGCAATGGAGAAGGATTGTAcagaaagacaaaagaagggACTGGAGTTGCTGAAAATGGCATGGCCGTCAGACCTAGAGCAACCCGTCTATGATGTTGACCTTGCTATAATTCTTTGCGAGATGAATTCGTTCAAGGAGGGACTTTTGTATCTTTATGAAAAGATGAAACTTTACAAGGAGGTTATTGTTTGCTACATGCAGAATCATGATCATGAGGGACTGATTGCATGCTGCAAAAGATTAGGTGATTCTGGCAAGGGAGGGGATCCATCTCTTTGGGCAGATCTTCTCAAGTATTTTGGTGAAATTGGAGAGGACTGCACCAAAGAGGTGAAGGAGGTTCTTACTTATATTGAACGGGATGATATCTTACCTCCTATCATTGTTCTTCAGACCTTGGCAAAGAATCCATGCCTTACACTCTCTGTCATCAAAGACTATATAGCCCGGAAACTTGAACAAGAATCAAGGATAATTGAAGAGGACCGGCGTGCAGTAGAGAAGTATCAGGTTGGTAGTTTCATCAtcaatacattttttatttgttcatctAGTCTGACCTGTCAAGTCAACTAGAAAACTTGTTCTCGTAATGCAGACCCTACTTCTTATCCAAAACCCTTTTGTGTATGACAATCATCTCTCAATGTAAATTCCTAATCAGGTTTTTGAACGGTGCAGGAAACGACAAAAAACATGAGAAAAGAGATTGAAGACCTCAGGACGAACNTGAATTTTCCATCAATCTCTCTATCTGAAAACGGTCTAGATCAGGACTCAACAGATCATTCAGTAGCAGCTGCGGCGTCTAAAGCTCATCCTGAAAAGAGGACAAATGCTGATTCAAAGGATGCAATGGAGAAGGATTGTACCGAAAGACAACAGAAGGGACTGGAGTTGCTGAAAATGGCATGGCCGTCAGACCTAGAGCAACCCGTCTATGATGTTGACCTTGCTATAATTCTTTGCGAGATGAATTCGTTCAAGGAGGGACTTTTGTATCTTTATGAAAAGATGAAACTTTACAAGGAGGTTATTGTTTGCTACATGCAGAATCATGATCATGAGGGACTGATTGCATGCTGCAAAAGATTA
The Camelina sativa cultivar DH55 chromosome 15, Cs, whole genome shotgun sequence DNA segment above includes these coding regions:
- the LOC104747172 gene encoding vacuolar protein-sorting-associated protein 11 homolog, with translation MYQWRKFDFFEEKYGGKIPDDVTGDIQCCSSGRGKVVIGSNDGSVSFLDRGIKFDSGFHAHSSSVLFLQHLKQRNFLVTVGEDEQISPQQSGICLKVFDLDKVQEESTSSSTPECIGILRIFTNQFPEAKITSFLVLEEVPPILLIAIGLDNGCVYCVKGDIARERITRFKLQVDGRSPITGLGFRMDGQALLLFAVTPDSVNLFSMLAQPPKLQTLDHIGGSVNTVTMSDRSELIVGRPEAVYFYEVDGRGPCWAFEGEKKFMGWFRGYLLCVIADPKTGKNVFNVYDLKNRLIAYSIVVDKVSNMLCEWGNVILITADKSLLCITEKDMESKLDMLFKKNLYTVAINLVQSQHADAAATANVMRKYGDHLYGKQDFDEAMSQYINTIGYLEPSFVIQKFLDAQRIYNLTNYLEKLHEKGLASKDHTTLLLNCYTKLKDVEKLNTFIRKEDGIGELKFDVETAIRVCRAANYHEHAMYVAKKAGKHEWYLKILLEDLGNYDEALQYVSSLEPSQAGVTIKEYGKILIEHKPKETIDILMRLCTEQGTSNGVYLSMLPSPVDFINVFVQHPHSLMHFLERYAEIVKDSPAQAEINNTLLELYLSRDLNFPSISLSENGLDQDSTDHSVAAAASKAHPEKRTNADSKDAMEKDCTERQQKGLELLKMAWPSDLEQPVYDVDLAIILCEMNSFKEGLLYLYEKMKLYKEVIVCYMQNHDHEGLIACCKRLGDSGKGGDPSLWADLLKYFGEIGEDCTKEVKEVLTYIERDDILPPIIVLQTLAKNPCLTLSVIKDYIARKLEQESRIIEEDRRAVEKYQETTKNMRKEIEDLRTNARIFQLSKCTACTFTLDIPAVHFMCMHSFHQRCLGDNEKECPECAPEYRSVMEMKRSLEQNSKDQDLFFQQVKGSKDGFSVIAEYFGKGIISKTSDATS